A single Phoenix dactylifera cultivar Barhee BC4 chromosome 1, palm_55x_up_171113_PBpolish2nd_filt_p, whole genome shotgun sequence DNA region contains:
- the LOC103722479 gene encoding cellulose synthase-like protein E6 isoform X1: MDAGDLRRVMRSMGVDLWTLIETALDVAAADYGKELRARRDGIVERLYAAGPGAADGCRNCAPGAAAERAAAVGLSTGGMEGKGSSSPAAGKGAATASPLSMNGDEKGEEREEEDDDYPIDDKTKILAIKEFLEDPDQTEDSLVSLLQNLADVEFTFKNLKETDIGRHVNCFRKHPSPEVRQLVSDPMIEPPAMVISTVLSVMAYEYPPEKLSVYLSDDAGSELTFYALLEASRFAKSWIPFCKKFKVEPRSPDAYFNGECMCPKDGLQAVEWGKIKSLYTEMENRINDAVKFGKVSENIRKQHRGFLEWNRATTSRDHQAILHILIDGRDTNAIDDEGFTLPTLVYMAREKRPYRHHNFKAGAMNSLVRVSSEISSGAVMLNVDCDMYSSNSETVKDALCFLMDEEKGHEIAYVQLPQLFNNITKNDIYGSSPMWAWKDFHGLDGYGGPLYVGSGCFHRRESLCGKHFNETCKAALRANERNMEASASTLEERAKSLITCTYEDNTEWGKEMGLKYGCPVEDVITGLAIKCRGWKSIYFNPSRAGFLGVAPVTLAQTLVQHKRWSEGDFQIFLSKYCPFLYGKGKLKLGLQMGYSIYCLWAPCSFPTLYYVIIPPFTLLHGISLFPKASGIWFMPFSYVIAATTMFSLWEAFLFGCTMKRWWNEQRMYLFKRLASYPFAFVDTIFRHLGLNKSTFIITAKVADEEVSKRYKQEMMEFGSPSPMFTILATLAMLNLVCLIGGAKRLVLGEGIGLLGSMLLQFVLCASVVLINMPVYQAMFFRNDGGRMPTSITLTSVALAMLLAYMVPEQYFRLPRV, from the exons ATGGATGCGGGAGATTTGAGAAGAGTGATGAGGAGCATGGGCGTAGATCTGTGGACGCTGATCGAGACCGCGCTCGACGTCGCCGCCGCGGACTATGGCAAGGAGCTCCGGGCGCGGCGAGACGGGATCGTGGAGCGGCTCTACGCGGCGGGGCCAGGGGCGGCGGATGGGTGCCGGAACTGCGCTCCCGGCGCCGCGGCGGAGCGGGCGGCGGCCGTCGGCCTGTCGACAGGGGGAATGGAGGGGAAGGGGAGTAGTAGCCCCGCGGCCGGGAAGGGGGCGGCGACGGCGTCGCCTCTGTCGATGAACGGAGATGAGAAAGGAGAAGagcgagaagaagaagacgatgaCTATCCGATCGACGACAAGACCAAAATCTTGGCCATTAAAGAGTTCCTGGAAGACCCCGATCAG ACGGAGGATTCTTTGGTAAGCCTGCTGCAAAATCTTGCAGACGTGGAGTTTACATTCAAGAATCTGAAG GAAACAGATATAGGAAGGCATGTGAACTGCTTTCGCAAGCATCCGTCGCCAGAAGTACGGCAATTGGTTTCAG ACCCAATGATAGAACCACCAGCTATGGTGATCAGCACTGTTCTTTCAGTCATGGCATACGAGTACCCGCCGGAGAAGCTTAGTGTCTACCTCTCTGATGATGCTGGGTCTGAGCTCACATTCTATGCTCTCCTAGAGGCGTCTCGCTTTGCAAAGTCTTGGATACCCTTTTGCAAGAAGTTCAAGGTGGAGCCTAGATCTCCAGATGCATATTTTAATGGAGAATGTATGTGCCCAAAAGATGGCCTACAAGCTGTTGAATGGGGAAAAATAAAG AGCCTGTACACAGAGATGGAGAACCGAATCAATGATGCCGTAAAATTTGGGAAGGTTTCAGAAAATATTCGCAAACAGCATAGAGGATTTCTTGAGTGGAACAGGGCTACAACTTCTCGAGATCACCAAGCTATTCTCCAT ATTTTAATTGATGGGAGAGATACGAATGCTATTGATGATGAAGGCTTTACGCTGCCCACATTGGTTTACATGGCTCGTGAGAAGAGACCCTATCGCCACCATAATTTCAAAGCTGGAGCTATGAATTCTCTG GTAAGGGTTTCATCAGAGATTAGTAGTGGAGCAGTCATGCTCAATGTTGACTGCGATATGTATTCGAGCAATTCAGAAACTGTAAAAGATGCATTATGTTTCCTtatggatgaagagaagggccaTGAGATCGCATATGTGCAACTTCCACAGCTCTTCAATAACATAACCAAGAATGACATTTATGGCAGTTCACCAATGTGGGCTTGGAAG GACTTTCATGGTTTGGATGGATATGGCGGGCCTCTGTACGTGGGATCTGGTTGTTTCCacagaagagagagtctctgtgGGAAACACTTCAATGAAACTTGCAAAGCAGCACTTCGAGCGAATGAGAGGAACATGGAAGCTAGTGCATCCACTTTGGAGGAGAGAGCAAAAAGTCTTATTACCTGCACCTATGAGGATAACACTGAATGGGGAAAAGAG ATGGGTTTGAAGTATGGATGCCCGGTGGAGGATGTGATCACTGGCTTGGCAATCAAATGCAGGGGATGGAAATCCATCTACTTCAATCCTTCGAGAGCGGGTTTCTTAGGTGTTGCCCCTGTGACATTGGCGCAGACGCTAGTGCAGCACAAGAGATGGTCTGAGGGGGATTTCCAGATATTCTTATCCAAGTATTGCCCCTTCCTCTATGGGAAGGGGAAACTAAAGCTGGGCCTTCAAATGGGATACAGTATATATTGCCTATGGGCTCCTTGCTCCTTTCCAACACTGTACTACGTTATCATCCCCCCCTTCACCCTTCTGCATGGCATTTCCTTGTTTCCAAAA GCATCTGGCATATGGTTCATGCCATTCTCATATGTGATCGCTGCTACAACTATGTTTAGTTTATGGGAGGCATTTTTGTTTGGATGTACCATGAAAAGGTGGTGGAACGAGCAGCGGATGTATTTGTTCAAGAGATTGGCTTCTTACCCCTTCGCGTTCGTTGACACAATTTTTCGGCATCTGGGTCTTAACAAGTCTACATTCATCATCACTGCGAAGGTGGCTGACGAAGAGGTCTCAAAGAGATACAAGCAAGAGATGATGGAGTTCGGCTCGCCTTCTCCCATGTTCACAATCCTAGCGACGCTTGCGATGCTCAACCTCGTCTGCCTCATCGGTGGAGCCAAGAGGTTGGTGTTGGGTGAAGGAATTGGTCTACTTGGCTCCATGCTGCTGCAGTTTGTTCTCTGTGCGTCCGTCGTTCTCATCAACATGCCCGTCTACCAAGCAATGTTCTTCCGTAATGATGGGGGACGCATGCCAACCTCCATCACATTGACTTCGGTTGCTCTGGCCATGTTATTAGCTTACATGGTTCCTGAGCAGTATTTCAGGCTTCCAAGAGTTTAA
- the LOC103722475 gene encoding lycopene beta cyclase, chloroplastic, protein MDALLRIHSRLELLHPVHGLAERQGLSHSGKLQRQDRRASCRRSHRKWAEKGLARAGSNALLELVPETKKENLEFDLPLYDPSKGLTLDLAVVGGGPAGLAVAQQVSEAGLSVCSIDPSPKLIWPNNYGVWVDEFEALDLLDCLDATWPGAVVYVDDLKKKLLGRPYARVDRKQLKSKMMQKCVSNGVRFHPAKVVKVIHEESKSLLICNDGVTIQATVVLDATGFSRCLVQYDKLYNPGYQVAYGILAEVEEHPFDLDKMVFMDWRDSHLTDGTALKERNCRVPTFLYAMPFSSTGIFLEETSLVARPGLRMEDIQERMVARLRHLGIKVKSIEEDERCVIPMGGPLPVLPQRVVGIGGTAGMVHPSTGYMVARTLAAAPIVANSIVRFLGSDHDLSGNELSAEVWKNLWPIERRRQREFFCFGMDILLKLDLQGTRRFFDAFFNLEPHYWHGFLSSRLFLPELVFFGLSLFSHASNTSRLEIMAKGTPPLVNMIKNLLREKN, encoded by the coding sequence ATGGATGCCCTCCTCAGAATCCACAGCAGGCTTGAATTGCTGCACCCGGTTCACGGCCTTGCGGAAAGGCAGGGCCTTTCTCACTCCGGAAAGCTTCAGCGGCAGGACCGCAGAGCTTCCTGTAGGAGATCCCACCGGAAATGGGCTGAGAAAGGGTTGGCTCGAGCTGGCAGCAATGCCCTTCTGGAACTCGTGCCCGAAACCAAGAAAGAGAACCTTGAATTTGATCTCCCCTTGTACGACCCCTCGAAAGGTCTCACCCTGGACCTTGCAGTTGTCGGCGGCGGCCCTGCAGGGCTCGCCGTGGCCCAGCAGGTCTCCGAGGCAGGCCTCTCAGTCTGCTCCATCGACCCATCCCCCAAACTTATCTGGCCTAATAACTATGGTGTCTGGGTTGATGAATTTGAAGCCTTGGACCTTCTTGATTGCCTTGATGCCACCTGGCCTGGTGCAGTGGTTTATGTGGATGACCTCAAGAAGAAGCTTCTCGGTCGGCCTTATGCTCGGGTCGATCGCAAGCAGCTCAAATCGAAGATGATGCAGAAATGTGTATCCAATGGTGTCCGGTTCCATCCAGCAAAGGTTGTCAAGGTGATTCATGAGGAGTCGAAATCATTGCTAATTTGTAATGATGGTGTCACAATTCAGGCCACCGTGGTTCTTGATGCCACTGGATTTTCAAGGTGTCTTGTGCAGTATGATAAGCTTTACAATCCTGGGTACCAGGTGGCTTATGGAATTTTGGCAGAAGTGGAAGAACACCCATTCGATTTGGACAAGATGGTCTTCATGGATTGGAGAGATTCACATCTCACAGATGGGACAGCTTTGAAAGAGAGAAACTGCAGAGTTCCAACTTTTTTGTATGCGATGCCATTTTCTTCAACAGGGATATTTCTGGAAGAGACTTCCTTGGTTGCTCGTCCTGGTTTGCGAATGGAGGATATACAGGAAAGGATGGTGGCTAGATTGAGGCACTTAGGTATCAAAGTTAAGAGcattgaagaagatgagagatgtGTGATTCCTATGGGAGGCCCTCTTCCGGTGCTTCCACAAAGGGTTGTTGGAATAGGGGGGACTGCAGGCATGGTTCACCCATCAACAGGTTACATGGTAGCAAGGACGCTAGCCGCGGCTCCGATTGTTGCAAACTCAATTGTTCGGTTCCTTGGTTCTGATCATGATCTTTCAGGTAATGAACTGTCCGCAGAGGTTTGGAAGAATCTGTGGCCCATTGAAAGGAGAAGGCAAAGGGAGTTTTTCTGCTTCGGTATGGATATCCTGCTTAAACTTGACTTGCAAGGAACAAGGAGGTTTTTTGATGCTTTTTTTAATTTAGAGCCTCACTACTGGCATGGTTTTCTGTCATCAAGATTGTTTCTTCCTGAGCTTGTATTTTTTGGGCTTTCTCTGTTCTCACATGCTTCAAATACTTCTAGGTTAGAAATCATGGCCAAGGGTACGCCTCCTTTAGTTAATATGATTAAGAACTTGTTGCGGGAGAAAAATTAG
- the LOC103722486 gene encoding putative UDP-rhamnose:rhamnosyltransferase 1: MGEGPLHIVLFPWLAFGHLIPFLELSKSLAKRGHHIFFISTPRNIHRLPNIPLPLLPLIDFISIPLPPSDDLPDHDAEATADLPPHKVPHLKKAFDKLDQPVAEFLEQASPKPDWIICDFAPYWLPPIASKLNTPCAYFNTFPSFSSAFSAAWQRSPEQLTATPEWIPFPTKVAYRLHEARSFAKLVHDSASGVSDEYRFNSVVRCCDLMAVRGCMEFDGEWLNVLPELYEKPIVPLGLLPPSADDRPDGENTNGMANTGHGNVVKWLNKQTPESVVYVSLGSEATLSNELVHELAFGLELSGLPFLWALRRKREEVELLPKGFEDRIAGRGVIAMGWMPQLEILACSSVGGFFTHCGWSSVVEGLAFGHPLILLPIFGDQGINARVMVEKKLGLEVERDEETGSFTREAVANVVRSVMVEDEGKKLRETAKRMREVFSNNDIHGRYVDAFVHYLRDHVRCRSLTV; the protein is encoded by the coding sequence ATGGGTGAAGGCCCTCTCCACATTGTTCTCTTCCCATGGTTGGCCTTTGGCCACTTGATACCATTCCTCGAGCTCTCCAAGTCCCTGGCAAAAAGAGGTCACCACATCTTCTTCATTTCCACCCCAAGAAACATCCATAGGCTCCCAAACATCCCTCTCCCTCTACTCCCTCTCATAGATTTCATCTCCATCCCCTTGCCGCCATCCGATGACCTACCTGATCATGATGCTGAGGCCACCGCCGATCTCCCCCCGCATAAAGTTCCACACCTGAAGAAGGCATTCGATAAGCTCGACCAACCAGTTGCCGAGTTTCTCGAGCAAGCATCTCCAAAACCCGACTGGATCATCTGCGACTTTGCTCCGTACTGGCTGCCGCCGATCGCCTCGAAGCTGAACACCCCATGCGCCTACTTCAACACGTTCCCATCTTTCTCCAGTGCCTTCTCCGCCGCATGGCAGAGGTCGCCAGAGCAACTCACCGCGACACCCGAATGGATCCCCTTCCCGACGAAGGTGGCCTATCGTCTCCACGAGGCCCGCTCCTTCGCTAAGTTGGTGCACGACAGCGCCTCAGGGGTGTCGGATGAGTATCGCTTCAACTCGGTCGTCAGATGTTGCGACCTGATGGCCGTGCGAGGTTGCATGGAGTTTGATGGTGAATGGCTGAACGTCCTTCCGGAGCTTTACGAGAAACCGATCGTTCCGCTCGGCCTCCTTCCTCCGTCGGCTGATGACAGACCTGATGGCGAAAACACAAACGGAATGGCAAACACCGGCCATGGGAACGTCGTTAAGTGGCTGAACAAGCAGACTCCCGAGTCCGTCGTGTACGTTTCCTTAGGGAGTGAGGCGACGCTAAGCAACGAGCTCGTGCACGAGCTGGCCTTTGGGCTGGAACTCTCTGGCCTGCCCTTCCTCTGGGCTCTCAGGaggaagcgagaagaggtagaGTTGCTGCCGAAGGGATTCGAGGACCGGATCGCAGGCCGCGGGGTCATTGCCATGGGTTGGATGCCTCAGCTGGAGATCCTGGCATGTTCGTCGGTCGGGGGTTTCTTCACACACTGCGGCTGGAGCTCCGTCGTCGAAGGCCTTGCGTTCGGGCATCCACTCATCCTCCTGCCCATTTTCGGCGATCAGGGGATCAACGCTCGGGTGATGGTGGAGAAGAAGCTTGGGTTGGAGGTGGAGAGGGATGAGGAAACTGGTTCCTTTACGAGGGAAGCAGTGGCTAACGTGGTGAGGTCAGTGATGGTGGAAGACGAGGGAAAGAAGCTCAGAGAAACAGCTAAACGAATGAGGGAGGTCTTCAGCAACAATGACATCCATGGCCGGTACGTGGATGCTTTTGTTCATTACCTgagagatcatgtgcgatgcagATCATTGACAGTGTAA